The following are encoded together in the Ignavibacteriales bacterium genome:
- the mtaB gene encoding tRNA (N(6)-L-threonylcarbamoyladenosine(37)-C(2))-methylthiotransferase MtaB: MKNRVALHTLGCKLNYAETSSIGSQFLGHNFEIVKFDERPDIFVFNTCTVTENAEKECRQLVRRALRINPGAFIIVTGCYAQLRPEEISKISGVDVVLGSNEKFKLFSLIENFEKNTLACIHVSPTDQLNEFGSSSSSEADTRTRAFFKIQDGCDYKCSFCTIPLARGSSRSMNMEAAIHDFKKLLSEGYKEIILTGVNVGDYGSKNQSNLFTLLNSLIKIEGEFRIRISSIEPNLLTNDIISLTADNEKLCNHFHIPLQSGSDKILRLMQRRYTISDYEKVITNAAKKIKDLGIGVDVITGFPEENNNDFLSTHNFLHDLPISYLHVFTYSERPNTKAINFENVVPIVERKKRNNILRSLSEKKKNEFYQKMINKNLHVLFEEENHNGEMMGFSSNYVRVKHPYDHSLINTFSDTLISGVESGLCEGQILEKKFSVDLVHI, encoded by the coding sequence ATGAAAAACCGTGTAGCATTACATACTTTAGGCTGTAAATTAAATTACGCTGAAACCTCCTCCATTGGTTCTCAATTTCTCGGGCATAATTTCGAAATCGTAAAATTTGATGAGAGACCTGACATTTTTGTTTTTAACACTTGCACTGTTACTGAGAATGCTGAAAAAGAATGCAGGCAATTAGTCCGTCGTGCATTAAGAATTAATCCCGGGGCATTCATAATTGTAACAGGATGTTATGCTCAACTCCGCCCTGAAGAAATTTCAAAAATATCGGGCGTTGATGTTGTTTTGGGCAGTAATGAAAAATTCAAATTATTTTCGCTCATTGAAAATTTCGAGAAGAACACTCTCGCTTGTATCCACGTTTCTCCAACTGACCAATTAAATGAGTTTGGAAGTTCGTCATCTTCTGAAGCCGACACAAGGACACGAGCATTCTTTAAAATTCAAGATGGGTGTGATTATAAATGTTCTTTCTGCACCATCCCCCTCGCCCGAGGATCAAGCAGAAGTATGAACATGGAGGCTGCAATACATGATTTTAAAAAACTTCTTAGTGAAGGATATAAAGAAATTATTCTCACCGGTGTAAATGTCGGTGATTACGGCTCCAAGAATCAATCAAACCTATTCACTTTATTAAATTCTCTTATCAAAATTGAAGGCGAATTTAGAATCAGGATTAGTTCCATCGAACCTAACCTTTTAACTAACGATATTATTTCTCTGACTGCGGATAATGAAAAATTATGCAATCATTTTCACATTCCTCTTCAGAGTGGAAGTGATAAAATACTTCGTCTGATGCAAAGGCGATATACAATTTCTGATTACGAAAAGGTAATTACCAATGCTGCTAAAAAAATAAAAGATTTGGGAATCGGTGTTGATGTAATTACTGGATTTCCCGAAGAAAATAATAATGACTTTTTAAGTACACATAATTTCTTACATGATCTGCCGATATCTTATTTGCATGTTTTCACTTATTCCGAACGCCCAAACACTAAAGCAATAAATTTTGAAAATGTTGTCCCAATTGTTGAACGAAAAAAGCGAAACAATATTCTACGCAGCCTTAGTGAAAAGAAAAAAAATGAATTCTATCAAAAAATGATCAACAAAAACTTACATGTGCTATTCGAAGAAGAAAATCATAACGGTGAAATGATGGGTTTCTCCTCAAATTATGTAAGAGTTAAACACCCCTATGATCATTCTTTAATAAACACTT
- the rpsA gene encoding 30S ribosomal protein S1, with translation MSETKPGSAKVAVTLNDFEKAKNKFNTDQYSKEEFLTLANLYADSFKDVKEGELVKGKIVRLQGDAVILDVGFKSEGSIPKNEFREDEEITIGGEVEVVLESVEDQEGNLVLSKVRADFLKIWGKVLRAHDTGEILQGKIVKRIKGGMVVDLLGMDAFLPGSQIDVRPIRDFDAFVGQTMDFKVVKVNIPTENVVVSHKVLVEEEISDQRMAIINSLEKGQILEGTVKAITDFGVFVDLGGVDGLVHITDLSWGRINHPNEVVKLDEVIKVVVTDFDEEKRRISLSLKKLLPHPWDNIEEKYQLGKKVTGRVVSLTDYGAFIEIEKGIEGLIHNSEMSWTQHIKHPSQVVSMGQMIEAIILSLDKEEKKISLGIKQLEPDPWESLMHKYPVGTRHNGVARNLTNFGVFVELEPGVDGLVHISDLSWTKKIRHPGEVVKKGEKLEVIVLGVDVEQRKISLGHKQVNENPWASFEQIYSVGSISNGKVVRIIEKGLIAELPEKVDGFVPATQLATIKIKNLANHFPIDAVLPLKVIEFDKENKKIVLSAIAALKEKSEEEIQNYLNAHKLEKTSIKDIREAEMGVIDSSEFPIFETPEVPSMPAQTPDSE, from the coding sequence ATGTCTGAAACAAAACCAGGCTCGGCAAAAGTCGCAGTTACTCTCAATGACTTTGAAAAAGCAAAAAACAAATTCAATACAGATCAATATTCTAAGGAAGAGTTTTTAACTCTGGCAAACCTTTACGCTGATTCCTTCAAAGATGTTAAAGAGGGTGAATTAGTTAAAGGGAAAATCGTACGTCTTCAAGGCGATGCGGTGATTCTTGATGTCGGCTTTAAATCCGAAGGTTCTATCCCGAAGAACGAATTCCGCGAGGATGAGGAAATAACAATCGGCGGCGAGGTTGAAGTAGTTCTCGAAAGCGTTGAAGATCAGGAAGGGAATCTTGTATTAAGTAAAGTGCGTGCTGATTTTCTTAAAATCTGGGGAAAAGTATTACGTGCACACGATACAGGTGAAATTCTTCAAGGTAAAATTGTTAAAAGAATTAAAGGCGGAATGGTTGTTGACTTGCTCGGAATGGATGCATTCCTGCCCGGTTCTCAAATTGATGTTAGACCAATAAGAGACTTTGATGCATTCGTGGGTCAAACTATGGATTTTAAAGTTGTAAAAGTAAACATCCCAACAGAAAACGTTGTGGTATCTCATAAAGTTCTTGTTGAAGAAGAAATTTCTGATCAGAGGATGGCTATCATCAACAGCCTCGAAAAAGGACAGATACTCGAAGGAACTGTAAAAGCTATTACGGACTTCGGAGTATTTGTTGATCTTGGCGGTGTTGATGGTTTGGTTCACATTACTGATTTAAGCTGGGGAAGAATCAACCATCCAAACGAAGTAGTTAAACTTGACGAAGTAATTAAGGTTGTTGTCACTGATTTCGATGAGGAGAAGAGAAGAATTTCTCTTAGTCTGAAAAAACTGTTACCACATCCTTGGGATAATATCGAAGAGAAATATCAGCTCGGTAAAAAAGTCACCGGCAGAGTTGTTTCGCTTACTGATTATGGTGCATTTATTGAAATTGAAAAAGGTATCGAAGGGCTTATTCATAATTCTGAAATGAGCTGGACTCAGCATATCAAACATCCCTCACAAGTTGTTTCAATGGGTCAAATGATCGAGGCAATCATTTTGAGTCTTGATAAAGAAGAGAAGAAAATCTCCCTCGGAATCAAACAACTCGAACCCGACCCATGGGAAAGCCTAATGCATAAATATCCTGTCGGAACAAGACACAACGGTGTTGCACGCAACCTGACTAACTTTGGAGTCTTCGTTGAACTTGAACCCGGAGTTGATGGTCTTGTTCATATTTCAGATTTGTCATGGACTAAGAAAATCCGTCATCCCGGTGAAGTAGTTAAGAAAGGTGAAAAACTTGAAGTAATCGTTCTTGGGGTTGATGTTGAACAGAGAAAAATTTCTTTGGGTCATAAACAAGTAAATGAAAACCCTTGGGCTTCGTTCGAGCAAATTTATTCTGTTGGTTCAATTTCTAACGGCAAAGTTGTCCGAATAATCGAAAAGGGTTTAATTGCAGAACTACCCGAAAAGGTTGATGGATTTGTGCCTGCTACACAATTGGCAACTATAAAAATAAAAAACCTTGCTAATCATTTTCCAATTGACGCGGTCTTACCTCTCAAGGTAATCGAGTTCGATAAAGAAAATAAAAAAATTGTTTTAAGTGCTATTGCCGCACTAAAAGAAAAATCTGAAGAAGAAATTCAGAATTATCTAAATGCGCATAAGCTCGAAAAAACATCTATAAAAGATATTCGTGAAGCTGAAATGGGTGTGATTGATTCTTCTGAGTTTCCTATTTTTGAAACTCCGGAAGTTCCATCAATGCCTGCACAAACACCAGACTCTGAATAA